One region of Pagrus major chromosome 5, Pma_NU_1.0 genomic DNA includes:
- the bnipl gene encoding bcl-2/adenovirus E1B 19 kDa-interacting protein 2-like protein translates to MSSPAGNTDEDSPCRAPVAASGPPNIQDMELREEWQDDGFPRPLPEDCGSPEEAESPSGGEQRPAPPTSLALSGTVGGGAKKRLVAPSLSLTLSRRDSYDLSSDGFTAAALSATPDETLSLDINLEALETPSDSETGTLPDSMHELEWEDDLPRMARGGAGAGAMASSPREQSENLMELDQVDSRGRRWRRFCISGHEYNVNMSVLEPYLQVLSHGGYYGDEMNAIILFTSCYLPENTVEDYEYVMDNLFRYIVGTLDLMVSENYLLVYLCAMAPRNKLPAIKWLHQCYTSIDRRLKKDLKGLLVVHPAWYIKALITVVKPFISEKFSRKIRFIQSLQELSQFIPTERLQIPDAIRHFDENLNR, encoded by the exons atgAGCTCCCCCGCTGGGAACACAGATGAGGACAG TCCCTGCAGGGCTCCTGTAGCAGCCTCAGGCCCCCCCAACATCCAGGACATGGAGCTGAGGGAGGAGTGGCAGGACGACGGCTTCCCCAG GCCTCTCCCAGAGGATTGTGGGAGtccagaggaggcagagagccCGTCAGGTGGCGAACAGCGACCAG cCCCACCCACCAGTCTCGCCCTATCAGGAACAGTTGGGGGCGGGGCTAAGAAGCGTCTTGTCGCCCCGTCTCTCAGTCTCACTCTGAGCCGCAGAGACTCTTACGACCTGAGCAGCGACGGCTTCACCGCTGCCGCACTGTCAGCGACGCCGGACGAGACGCTGTCACTCGACATCAACCTGGAGGCCCTGGAGACGCCGTCAGACAGCGAGACAGGAACTCTGCCAGACAGCATGCACGAGCTGGAGTGGGAGG ATGACCTCCCCCGGATGGCGAGGGGCGGGGCCGGGGCCGGGGCCATGGCCAGTAGCCCGAGGGAGCAGTCAGAAAATCTGATGGAACTGGACCAGGTGGACAGCAGGGGTCGTCGTTGGAGAAGGTTCTGCATCTCCGGACATGAATATAACGTGAACATGAGCGTCCTCGAGCCGTACCTACAGGTCCTGTCACacggag GTTACTATGGAGATGAGATGAACGCCATCATCCTGTTCACCTCCTGCTACCTGCCAGAGAACACGGTGGAGGACTACGAGTACGTCATGGACAACCTGTTCAG gtacaTCGTGGGGACGTTGGACCTCATGGTGTCAGAGAACTACCTGTTGGTCTACCTGTGTGCGATGGCTCCCAGAAACAAGCTGCCGGCCATCAAGTGGCTCCATCAGTGCTACACCTCCATCGACAGGAG GCTGAAGAAGGACCTGAAGGGGCTGCTGGTCGTCCACCCTGCCTGGTACATCAAAGCTCTGATCACTGTGGTCAAACCCTTCATCAg TGAGAAGTTCAGCAGGAAGATCCGGTTCATCCAGAGTCTGCAGGAGCTGTCACAGTTCATCCCC